From one Lycium ferocissimum isolate CSIRO_LF1 chromosome 5, AGI_CSIRO_Lferr_CH_V1, whole genome shotgun sequence genomic stretch:
- the LOC132055814 gene encoding protein MIZU-KUSSEI 1: protein MKTMMAKSFQDLSSKRQFHWTAKVSNEEEQQEQEQEEATSENPSPKHPSNRNEEVKTPTENIKAQSFKNPEVSTTKSSTLNTIHENKTDDNQSASATRRKLQTIAVTRLKSVLTAFGRNRGNYQQGLGTRVVGTLFGHRRGHVHFAFQKDSSTQPAFLVELATPISGLVREMASGLVRIALECDKEEEKKVARLIDEPIWRTYCNGKKCGFATRREIGPKEMQILKAVEPISMGAGVLPGNGEEESADSGEIMYMRVKFERVIGSRDSEAFYMMNPDNNAAPELNIYLLRV from the coding sequence atGAAGACAATGATGGCAAAGAGTTTCCAAGACTTGTCCTCTAAGAGGCAGTTCCACTGGACAGCTAAAGTCAGCAATGAAGAAgaacaacaagaacaagaacaagaagaagcAACATCAGAGAATCCATCTCCAAAGCACCCCTCAAACAGAAATGAAGAAGTGAAAACACCAACAGAGAATATAAAGGCACAATCTTTCAAGAACCCTGAAGTTTCAACCACCAAGTCATCCACTTTAAACACCATCCATGAAAACAAGACAGATGACAATCAGTCTGCTTCAGCAACAAGGAGGAAGCTGCAAACTATAGCAGTGACAAGGCTAAAATCTGTGCTAACGGCGTTCGGGCGAAACCGGGGAAATTACCAACAAGGCCTTGGAACCAGAGTTGTTGGCACTCTTTTTGGTCACAGGCGTGGACATGTACATTTTGCATTTCAAAAAGATTCCAGCACACAACCAGCTTTCTTAGTTGAGCTAGCCACACCTATAAGTGGATTAGTCCGAGAAATGGCCTCTGGGTTAGTCCGAATCGCATTGGAATGCGATaaggaggaagaaaaaaaggttGCTAGACTTATAGATGAGCCTATATGGAGGACTTACTGTAATGGTAAAAAATGTGGCTTTGCAACAAGAAGGGAAATTGGGCCAAAAGAAATGCAGATTTTAAAAGCTGTTGAGCCAATATCAATGGGTGCTGGTGTTTTGCCTGGGAATGGAGAAGAAGAAAGTGCTGATTCTGGGGAGATTATGTATATGAGGGTTAAGTTTGAAAGAGTTATTGGGTCTAGAGATTCAGAGGCATTTTACATGATGAATCCTGATAACAATGCTGCTCCTGAACTTAACATTTACTTGCTCAGAGTTTAA
- the LOC132055815 gene encoding protein Dr1 homolog, producing the protein MEPMDIVGKTKEDASLPKATMTKIIKEMLPPDVRVARDTQDLLIECCVEFINLISSESNEVCNREDKRTIAPEHVLKALEVLGFGEYIEEVYAAYEQHKLETVDTVRAGKWSNNVAEMTEEEALAAQQRMFAEARARMNGVVTVPPKQQDSEASMNGVVTVPPKQQDSEARMNGVVTVPPKQQDSEARMNGVVPVPPKRQDSEAEQKLDS; encoded by the exons ATGGAACCGATGGATATCGTTGGCAAGACGAAGGAGGATGCTTCGCTTCCTAAag CAACTATGACAAAGATTATTAAAGAAATGTTGCCCCCTGATGTTCGTGTTGCCCGAGATACTCAGGATCTTTTGATTGAATGTTGTGTAG AGTTCATCAATCTTATCTCATCAGAATCAAATGAAGTTTGTAATAGAGAAGATAAACGAACAATAGCACCAGAACATGTACTCAAGGCTTTAGAG GTTCTTGGCTTTGGGGAATATATTGAAGAAGTTTATGCCGCATATGAACAACACAAGCTGGAGACTGTG GACACTGTGAGAGCTGGGAAGTGGAGCAATAATGTAGCTGAAATGACGGAAGAAGAAGCGTTAGCTGCACAACAGAGGATGTTTGCTGAAGCACGTGCGAGGATGAATGGAGTTGTTACAGTTCCACCCAAACAGCAAGACTCAGAAGCGAGTATGAATGGAGTTGTTACAGTTCCACCCAAACAGCAAGATTCAGAAGCGAGGATGAATGGAGTTGTTACAGTTCCACCCAAACAGCAAGATTCAGAAGCGAGGATGAATGGAGTTGTTCCAGTTCCGCCCAAACGGCAAGACTCAGAAGCGGAGCAAAAATTGGATAGCTAA
- the LOC132055816 gene encoding kinesin-like protein KIN-8A isoform X2 yields the protein MPVFTRSQIIDSQGKNDHKTRPRTDQEDTQMAKNMRNPHHGLKEKMKALTLLYEQQKQGSAALKNQSFKPEDSRFSSHPSVDLLSSGTRRVEKEQKQSKPISHVMRENVTRTYVPPPPSLVEDGKENVAVAAAGGDRIVGFSYPKRANASSTVARKLSMGSTAMLHTEPRGARRTVKENVQQELDTISEKANDGGSRILVFVRLRPMSRKEREGGARCCVKIVDGRDVYLTELATENDYLRLKRLRGRHFTFDASFPDTANQHDVYSTTTAELVEAVLQGRNGSVFCYGATGAGKTYTMLGTIENPGVMVLAIKDLFTKIRQRSFDGNHVVHLSYLEVYNETVRDLLSPGRPLVLREDKQGIVAAGLTQYRAYSTDEVMALLQQGNLNRTTEPTRCNETSSRSHAILQVMVEYRVKDSSNNIVNRVGKLSLIDLAGSERALATDQRTLRSLEGANINKSLLALSSCINALVEGKKHIPYRNSKLTQLLKDSLGGACNTVMIANISPSNLSFGETQNTLHWADRAKEIRTKAYDAHEEMQMPDSETDQAKLLLELQKENRELRMRLAYQQQKIITIQKENLAANASPAPSTVSSILSPAPSSAHPNEKRKARPSFLAGNCFTPESKRKGADDTVRDLKKAVKGLEAEIERLKKDHALQIKQKDDTIRELSRKSAKPAGGAQTGVKRIITRASLRPKEAHDVDLKSPSHRFHSPAPTAKKRSFWDITTANSPSVVTLNGRKTRSHINTETAAAPSMLLQPGFARQNVKH from the exons ATGCCAGTTTTCACAAGATCTCAGATAATTGACTCTCAGGGAAAGAATGATCACAAAACTAGACCAAGAACAGATCAAGAAGATACCCAAATGGCTAAAAATATGAGAAATCCACACCATGGTTTGAAAGAGAAGATGAAAGCACTTACCCTTTTGTATGAACAGCAAAAACAAGGCTCTGCAGCTCTCAAGAATCAATCTTTTAAACCTGaagattcaagattttcatCTCACCCTAGTGTAGACCTTTTAAGTTCAGGTACTAGAAGAGTtgagaaagaacaaaaacaatCAAAGCCAATTAGTCATGTTATGagggaaaatgtgacaagaACTTATGTGCCACCACCACCTTCATTGGTGGAGGATGGGAAGGAAAACGTCGCGGTGGCGGCTGCAGGAGGTGATAGAATAGTAGGATTTTCGTACCCTAAAAGGGCGAATGCGTCAAGTACTGTGGCAAGAAAGCTTTCAATGGGAAGCACAGCAATGCTGCATACGGAGCCTAGGGGAGCTAGAAGGACAGTGAAAGAGAATGTACAACAAGAGTTGGATACCATTTCGGAGAAAGCAAATGATGGTGGTAGTAGAATTCTTGTTTTTGTAAGGTTAAGGCCAATgtcaagaaaggaaagagaagGTGGAGCTAGGTGTTGTGTGAAAATTGTGGATGGAAGAGATGTTTATCTGACTGAATTGGCCACTGAGAACGACTACCTTAGGCTAAAGAGGCTCAGGGGACGCCATTTCACTTTCGATGCTTCATTTCCTGATACCGCTAATCAGCATGATGTTTATTCCACAAC AACAGCAGAGCTTGTGGAAGCAGTTCTGCAGGGAAGAAATGGTTCTGTGTTTTGCTATGGTGCCACTGGTGCTGGAAAGACATACACAATGCTCGGTACCATTGAGAACCCAGGGGTAATGGTATTAGCAATCAAGGATCTCTTTACCAAGATAAGGCAAAGGAGCTTTGATGGGAATCATGTGGTTCATCTTTCTTATCTAGAGGTCTATAATGAAACAGTGAGAGATTTGCTGTCCCCGGGAAGGCCTCTAGTCCTAAGAGAAGATAAACAG GGGATAGTGGCAGCAGGGCTTACTCAGTATAGAGCATATTCCACAGATGAA GTAATGGCATTGCTCCAACAAGGAAACCTAAACCGAACCACAGAGCCCACCCGCTGCAATGAAACTTCCTCACGCTCTCACGCTATTCTTCAG GTTATGGTGGAATACCGTGTCAAGGATAGTTCAAATAACATTGTAAATCGAGTTGGAAAGCTATCACTAATTGACCTTGCTGGTTCAGAAAGAGCTCTAGCTACTGATCAGAGAACCCTGAGATCACTTGAAGGTGCTAACATAAATAAGTCACTTCTGGCACTGAGCAGCTGCATCAATGCCCTTGTTGAGGGCAAAAAGCACATTCCTTATCGGAATTCTAAGCTCACTCAACTACTCAAGGATTCACTGGGTGGAGCTTGTAACACTGTGATGATTGCCAATATTAGCCCAAGTAATCTTTCATTTGGTGAAACCCAAAATACACTGCACTGGGCTGACCGAGCGAAAGAGATACGAACAAAG GCTTATGATGCACATGAGGAAATGCAAATGCCTGATTCAGAAACAGATCAGGCCAAGTTATTGCTTGAGCTGCAAAAAGAGAATCGCGAATTGAGAATGCGTTTGGCTTATCAGCagcaaaaaataattacaatccAGAAGGAAAATTTGGCTGCAAACGCTTCCCCTGCCCCATCTACAGTTTCCTCTATCTTATCACCAGCACCGTCTTCTGCTCATCCAAATGAAAAACGGAAAGCAAGACCCTCTTTCTTGGCTGGAAATTGTTTTACCCCAGAATCCAAGAGAAAAGGTGCAGATGACACAGTTAGAGATCTAAAAAAGGCGGTTAAGGGATTGGAGGCAGAAATTGAGAGACTGAAGAAGGATCATGCATTGCAGATAAAGCAGAAAGATGATACAATCCGTGAATTGTCACGAAAGAGTGCAAAACCAGCAGGAGGGGCACAAACGGGTGTAAAAAGGATCATTACAAGGGCAAGCTTGAGGCCCAAGGAAGCACATGATGTTGATTTGAAGAGTCCAAGTCATCGTTTTCATTCTCCAGCTCCCACGGCTAAAAAACGCAGCTTCTGGGATATAACAACAGCTAACAGCCCATCGGTTGTCACTTTAAATGGAAGAAAGACAAGAAGCCATATTAATACTGAAACAGCAGCAGCTCCATCCATGCTTCTCCAG CCAGGATTTGCTCGCCAGAATGTAAAGCACTAA
- the LOC132055816 gene encoding kinesin-like protein KIN-8A isoform X1, whose translation MPVFTRSQIIDSQGKNDHKTRPRTDQEDTQMAKNMRNPHHGLKEKMKALTLLYEQQKQGSAALKNQSFKPEDSRFSSHPSVDLLSSGTRRVEKEQKQSKPISHVMRENVTRTYVPPPPSLVEDGKENVAVAAAGGDRIVGFSYPKRANASSTVARKLSMGSTAMLHTEPRGARRTVKENVQQELDTISEKANDGGSRILVFVRLRPMSRKEREGGARCCVKIVDGRDVYLTELATENDYLRLKRLRGRHFTFDASFPDTANQHDVYSTTTAELVEAVLQGRNGSVFCYGATGAGKTYTMLGTIENPGVMVLAIKDLFTKIRQRSFDGNHVVHLSYLEVYNETVRDLLSPGRPLVLREDKQGIVAAGLTQYRAYSTDEVMALLQQGNLNRTTEPTRCNETSSRSHAILQVMVEYRVKDSSNNIVNRVGKLSLIDLAGSERALATDQRTLRSLEGANINKSLLALSSCINALVEGKKHIPYRNSKLTQLLKDSLGGACNTVMIANISPSNLSFGETQNTLHWADRAKEIRTKAYDAHEEMQMPDSETDQAKLLLELQKENRELRMRLAYQQQKIITIQKENLAANASPAPSTVSSILSPAPSSAHPNEKRKARPSFLAGNCFTPESKRKGADDTVRDLKKAVKGLEAEIERLKKDHALQIKQKDDTIRELSRKSAKPAGGAQTGVKRIITRASLRPKEAHDVDLKSPSHRFHSPAPTAKKRSFWDITTANSPSVVTLNGRKTRSHINTETAAAPSMLLQLAYPCFWFVFMFGPHVVNYTTQPGFARQNVKH comes from the exons ATGCCAGTTTTCACAAGATCTCAGATAATTGACTCTCAGGGAAAGAATGATCACAAAACTAGACCAAGAACAGATCAAGAAGATACCCAAATGGCTAAAAATATGAGAAATCCACACCATGGTTTGAAAGAGAAGATGAAAGCACTTACCCTTTTGTATGAACAGCAAAAACAAGGCTCTGCAGCTCTCAAGAATCAATCTTTTAAACCTGaagattcaagattttcatCTCACCCTAGTGTAGACCTTTTAAGTTCAGGTACTAGAAGAGTtgagaaagaacaaaaacaatCAAAGCCAATTAGTCATGTTATGagggaaaatgtgacaagaACTTATGTGCCACCACCACCTTCATTGGTGGAGGATGGGAAGGAAAACGTCGCGGTGGCGGCTGCAGGAGGTGATAGAATAGTAGGATTTTCGTACCCTAAAAGGGCGAATGCGTCAAGTACTGTGGCAAGAAAGCTTTCAATGGGAAGCACAGCAATGCTGCATACGGAGCCTAGGGGAGCTAGAAGGACAGTGAAAGAGAATGTACAACAAGAGTTGGATACCATTTCGGAGAAAGCAAATGATGGTGGTAGTAGAATTCTTGTTTTTGTAAGGTTAAGGCCAATgtcaagaaaggaaagagaagGTGGAGCTAGGTGTTGTGTGAAAATTGTGGATGGAAGAGATGTTTATCTGACTGAATTGGCCACTGAGAACGACTACCTTAGGCTAAAGAGGCTCAGGGGACGCCATTTCACTTTCGATGCTTCATTTCCTGATACCGCTAATCAGCATGATGTTTATTCCACAAC AACAGCAGAGCTTGTGGAAGCAGTTCTGCAGGGAAGAAATGGTTCTGTGTTTTGCTATGGTGCCACTGGTGCTGGAAAGACATACACAATGCTCGGTACCATTGAGAACCCAGGGGTAATGGTATTAGCAATCAAGGATCTCTTTACCAAGATAAGGCAAAGGAGCTTTGATGGGAATCATGTGGTTCATCTTTCTTATCTAGAGGTCTATAATGAAACAGTGAGAGATTTGCTGTCCCCGGGAAGGCCTCTAGTCCTAAGAGAAGATAAACAG GGGATAGTGGCAGCAGGGCTTACTCAGTATAGAGCATATTCCACAGATGAA GTAATGGCATTGCTCCAACAAGGAAACCTAAACCGAACCACAGAGCCCACCCGCTGCAATGAAACTTCCTCACGCTCTCACGCTATTCTTCAG GTTATGGTGGAATACCGTGTCAAGGATAGTTCAAATAACATTGTAAATCGAGTTGGAAAGCTATCACTAATTGACCTTGCTGGTTCAGAAAGAGCTCTAGCTACTGATCAGAGAACCCTGAGATCACTTGAAGGTGCTAACATAAATAAGTCACTTCTGGCACTGAGCAGCTGCATCAATGCCCTTGTTGAGGGCAAAAAGCACATTCCTTATCGGAATTCTAAGCTCACTCAACTACTCAAGGATTCACTGGGTGGAGCTTGTAACACTGTGATGATTGCCAATATTAGCCCAAGTAATCTTTCATTTGGTGAAACCCAAAATACACTGCACTGGGCTGACCGAGCGAAAGAGATACGAACAAAG GCTTATGATGCACATGAGGAAATGCAAATGCCTGATTCAGAAACAGATCAGGCCAAGTTATTGCTTGAGCTGCAAAAAGAGAATCGCGAATTGAGAATGCGTTTGGCTTATCAGCagcaaaaaataattacaatccAGAAGGAAAATTTGGCTGCAAACGCTTCCCCTGCCCCATCTACAGTTTCCTCTATCTTATCACCAGCACCGTCTTCTGCTCATCCAAATGAAAAACGGAAAGCAAGACCCTCTTTCTTGGCTGGAAATTGTTTTACCCCAGAATCCAAGAGAAAAGGTGCAGATGACACAGTTAGAGATCTAAAAAAGGCGGTTAAGGGATTGGAGGCAGAAATTGAGAGACTGAAGAAGGATCATGCATTGCAGATAAAGCAGAAAGATGATACAATCCGTGAATTGTCACGAAAGAGTGCAAAACCAGCAGGAGGGGCACAAACGGGTGTAAAAAGGATCATTACAAGGGCAAGCTTGAGGCCCAAGGAAGCACATGATGTTGATTTGAAGAGTCCAAGTCATCGTTTTCATTCTCCAGCTCCCACGGCTAAAAAACGCAGCTTCTGGGATATAACAACAGCTAACAGCCCATCGGTTGTCACTTTAAATGGAAGAAAGACAAGAAGCCATATTAATACTGAAACAGCAGCAGCTCCATCCATGCTTCTCCAG CTTGCATATCCATGTTTCTGGTTTGTCTTCATGTTTGGGCCACATGTTGTAAATTACACCACTCAGCCAGGATTTGCTCGCCAGAATGTAAAGCACTAA